A genomic window from Elaeis guineensis isolate ETL-2024a chromosome 3, EG11, whole genome shotgun sequence includes:
- the LOC105040451 gene encoding glutaredoxin-C7, with amino-acid sequence MQGVRCRPLAGGEVVAVAAAAAAAGKRRGAALSIDGAEPPEKWIERLIGENPVVIFSRRGCCMCHVMKRLLATVGVHPTVIELEEAEETAAAASAAVGLPALFIGGAPVGGLEGLMGLHLSGLLVPRLQAVGAFCG; translated from the coding sequence ATGCAGGGCGTGAGGTGCCGGCCACTGGCGGGCGGGGAAGTGGTGGCAgttgcggcggcggcggcggcggcggggaAGAGGAGAGGGGCGGCTCTGTCGATCGACGGAGCGGAGCCACCAGAAAAGTGGATCGAGCGGCTGATAGGGGAGAACCCGGTGGTGATCTTCAGCCGGCGGGGTTGCTGCATGTGCCACGTCATGAAGCGCCTCCTCGCCACGGTGGGGGTCCACCCGACGGTGATCGAATTGGAGGAGGCGGAGGAGACGGCGGCGGCGGCCTCGGCGGCTGTGGGGCTTCCGGCGCTCTTCATCGGCGGCGCTCCGGTGGGGGGACTGGAGGGGCTGATGGGTCTCCACCTCAGCGGCCTCCTCGTCCCCAGGCTCCAAGCGGTTGGAGCCTTCTGCGGGTAG